Within Pseudomonas brassicacearum, the genomic segment TGGAGCAGATCGAGCCGTTCCTGGCCGACCTGTACACCGCGTGCAAGCTGCAAGGCATTGCGGCCCGGACCGCCATTTCCGAATACGCACCGGGACAAGTGGAGATCACCCTTGAACATCGCAGCGATGCCTTGCAAGCCATGGATGAAGCGGTGCGCTACAAGCGACTGGTCAAGGGCGTGGCCCACAAGCACGGCATGCAGGCCTGTTTCATGGCCAAGCCGTTCGATCACTTGGCGGGCTCCGGCATGCACATGCATGTCAGCCTGGCGGACCGCGATGGCCACAATTTGTTTGCCAGTGAAGCCGCCGACGGCACGCCGCTGTTGCGCCAGGCAGTGGGAGGGATGCTCGACACCTTGCTCGATTCGCTGTTGATGTTTTGTCCGAACGCCAACTCCTACCGGCGATTCCAAAGCAACAGCTACGCACCGCTGGCGGCGACCTGGGGCGTGGACAACCGCACCGTGAGCTTGAGGGTGCCGGGCGGCCCGGCGTTCTCGCGGCACATCGAGCATCGTATCTGCGGCGCCGATGCCAACCCTTACCTGGCAGCGGCGGCGATATTGGCCGGCATTCATCGCGGCCTGCGTGAACAGTGCGATCCCGGGAAACCTGTGGAAGGCAACGGCTACGCCCAGGCCACCGAGTTGCTGCCCACCGATTGGCTCACCACCCTGCGTGCCCTTGAAGCATCGGCCTGGGCGCGGGAGGCGTTTGGCGATGAGTTTCTTGGCGTTTATCTGGCGGTCAAGCGCGCGGAATACCGTCAATTCATGGGGGAAGTCGGGGAGCAGGACTGGCGCTGGTATCTGAATCAGGCTTGAAAGCGGTTGGCCGCCTGTTCCTTAAATAATTATTTAGTGGCAAGTTTTTCACGAAAAATTGATGGTGAGCTACCTAAAGTTTGTGCTGCCGTAGGAAATGAAATTTTCACATTTTCCTGCGGCACTTCTTTTTAAAAGAGCAACTTTCAGGAAACCGTCATCCATTATGCTGACTATTAAAGCCGTGCGCCCCGAGTGGGTGACGCTGGTCGCCAGTGCCTTTTTATTAATGGGCTTTAACATCGTTCTCTGGCAACACTTGCTGGCGATCACCACGGCTGACGCTCGGGGCCTGCTGATGTGCGTGGCGTTTGGCCTGATGATTATCTGCGCGTTCAACCTGGTGTTGACGCTCGTGGCCTTCCGTCCGCTGCTCAAGCCCGTACTGATGCTGTTGTTCCTGATCAGCGCCGGCGTTGCGTATTTCATGGGCCAATACGGCGTATTGATCGACACCGGCATGTTGCGCAACTTTGCTGAAACCAATGCCACGGAAGTTCGCGACCTGTTGTCGCTGAAGTTGTTTGTTTATATCGGATTGTTGGGGGTATTGCCTTGCTGGTTGTTGTTCAAGACACCGATCAACTACCGTCGCTGGCCCAAAGAGTTATTAAGTAAGTTGCTGGTCGGTGTGGCCTCGGTCGCGGTGATTGGCGTGGTCGCCCTGGCCAACTACCAAGGCCTGTCTTCATTGTTTCGCAACCACCACGAGTTGCGCTTGATGGTCGTGCCGAGCAATTACATCGGTGCCTCGTTCGGCTACTTGCGTGAGCAGGTCGCGTCGGCCAAGCAGCCGTTCACCAAGTTGGGCGAGGACGCGAGCCGCAACCCCATCTGGCAAACCCACGGCCGCAAATCCCTGACTGTACTGGTGGTGGGCGAAAGTGCCCGGGCCGAGAACTTCGGCATTCTCGGCTATAACCGCGATACCACGCCGACACTGAACAAAGAGGCCGGCCTGATCGCTTTCACCGACGTGCAATCCTGCGGCACTGAAACCGCCGTGTCGGTGCCTTGCATGTTCTCCAACATGGGGCGCAAGAACTACGACGCCAGTATCGCCAAGAATGAAGAGGGTTTGCTGGATGTGCTCAAGCGCGCCGGGCTGGAGGTGATCTGGCGGGACAACCAGTCCGGCTGCAAGGGCACTTGCGACCGGGTCACCGTGCAGGATATGAGCAATCTGAAGGATCCAGCCCTGTGTGCGAGCAGCGAGTGCCGTGACGAAATCCTGCTCCAGGGTTTGCAGCATTTCATCGACACGCTCGACAAGGACACCGTGCTGGTGCTGCACCAGATGGGCAGCCACGGGCCGGAATACTTCAAGCGCTATCCCAAGGAGTACGAGCATTTCACCCCGGTGTGCGAAAGCAACGCGCTGAACAATTGCAGTCGCGAGAGCATCGTCAACGGCTACGACAACACGCTGGTGTACACCGATCATGTGCTTTCGACCCTGATCGATCTGCTGCGGGCCAACCAGGACAAGGTCGACACGGCCATGCTGTACTTGTCGGACCATGGCGAGTCCCTGGGCGAATACAACCTGTTTCTCCATGGCACGCCCTACATGCTCGCCCCGGAGCAACAGAAACATGTGGCGATGCTTGCCTGGTTCTCTGACAGCTATCAGAAGGCTTTTTCGGTCGACACCCATTGCCTGCAACTGAGTCGGGAAAAGCCCTTGAGCCAGGACAACCTGTTTCACTCGATGCTCGGGCTGCTGGAAGTCAACAGCCAGGTCTACAACCGCGACCTGGACCTGTTTGCCAACTGTCGCGGCGCGGTGATTGACGGTGTCCTGGCGCGCCAGTGATGGCGTGACTTTTTTTTCACGCGGTGTTGGTTAACCTGTCATCCAATCTTTCCAAGAGCCGTTCGTATGTCCGGGCTACCCCCTTCCACCGTCGAGCTTGAGTTTGCCAGGCAGCATGACCAGGAACATGCGCAGGTCTGCTGTCGGCCGGCGCCTCGACGATTGCGTCTGGCGTTCTGGCGCGACGAACACATGGTACGCAACGCCCTGAAGGTGGCGGGCGAGCCCGGTTTGGTGCTGGATGTGGCCTGTGGCGCAGGACGGTTCTGGCCGGTGCTGGCCGAGCATGCCAACCGGGTGATCCTGGCGGCGGACCCGTCGCCGGACATGCTTGAACATGCGCTCACTCACCATGGCGGCGCGTTGCTCCAACGGGTCAAGACCTTCCCGAGTTCAGCGTTTACCATCGGGCTGTCGGCCAACGCGGTGGATTGTATTTGTTGTCTGCAACTGTTTCGCCACGTCGGCGCCAGCGAGCATCGCCT encodes:
- a CDS encoding phosphoethanolamine transferase, with the protein product MLTIKAVRPEWVTLVASAFLLMGFNIVLWQHLLAITTADARGLLMCVAFGLMIICAFNLVLTLVAFRPLLKPVLMLLFLISAGVAYFMGQYGVLIDTGMLRNFAETNATEVRDLLSLKLFVYIGLLGVLPCWLLFKTPINYRRWPKELLSKLLVGVASVAVIGVVALANYQGLSSLFRNHHELRLMVVPSNYIGASFGYLREQVASAKQPFTKLGEDASRNPIWQTHGRKSLTVLVVGESARAENFGILGYNRDTTPTLNKEAGLIAFTDVQSCGTETAVSVPCMFSNMGRKNYDASIAKNEEGLLDVLKRAGLEVIWRDNQSGCKGTCDRVTVQDMSNLKDPALCASSECRDEILLQGLQHFIDTLDKDTVLVLHQMGSHGPEYFKRYPKEYEHFTPVCESNALNNCSRESIVNGYDNTLVYTDHVLSTLIDLLRANQDKVDTAMLYLSDHGESLGEYNLFLHGTPYMLAPEQQKHVAMLAWFSDSYQKAFSVDTHCLQLSREKPLSQDNLFHSMLGLLEVNSQVYNRDLDLFANCRGAVIDGVLARQ
- a CDS encoding class I SAM-dependent methyltransferase, whose protein sequence is MSGLPPSTVELEFARQHDQEHAQVCCRPAPRRLRLAFWRDEHMVRNALKVAGEPGLVLDVACGAGRFWPVLAEHANRVILAADPSPDMLEHALTHHGGALLQRVKTFPSSAFTIGLSANAVDCICCLQLFRHVGASEHRLALLREFHRVSRDTVIVSVQIEGRLKIGQAPRRSLADKADVEAEFRQAGFSVLWYQDFLPGFALTRVYVLRKTG
- a CDS encoding glutamine synthetase family protein → MSLAKFSFAPVQHAQAFLAQNPDIELFELFILDNNGVPRGKLLHREELLAVFESGRPLPSTILGLTINGDDVENSGLVWDVGDIDCRAYPLSGSLQRMPWRLIPTAAVQVSMHPQEGMPATIADPRYLLSQVIEALQADGYYPVMAAELEFYLLDAQRDSQGRPQPARDADGGRPRATQVYGLRELEQIEPFLADLYTACKLQGIAARTAISEYAPGQVEITLEHRSDALQAMDEAVRYKRLVKGVAHKHGMQACFMAKPFDHLAGSGMHMHVSLADRDGHNLFASEAADGTPLLRQAVGGMLDTLLDSLLMFCPNANSYRRFQSNSYAPLAATWGVDNRTVSLRVPGGPAFSRHIEHRICGADANPYLAAAAILAGIHRGLREQCDPGKPVEGNGYAQATELLPTDWLTTLRALEASAWAREAFGDEFLGVYLAVKRAEYRQFMGEVGEQDWRWYLNQA